The sequence below is a genomic window from Xiphophorus maculatus strain JP 163 A chromosome 10, X_maculatus-5.0-male, whole genome shotgun sequence.
GGAGTTTTACTTTGAGTTTATAGAACAAAGTTTTATCTAAGCACACTAGTCAAAATGCTCCTTAGAGAGCATTTTCAAGACCACAAAGTACTATTTTTAATCATTCATATTAAAGCGTACAAGTGCTTCATCAACAGCAACtgaaaagctgaatatttttttcaaagcagaaacaaagaacATGATTTATCAACCagtgttcttgtttgtttccttcctgATAAAATTGAAAATACTAAATGAAATTCTTCAAAATACTCCGCCAGTAATTTCTTCCTAAGGCACTATTTTGATCTATATTGTCAGTGTCAAGTTTACATTGAAAGGTATTAATACAAGAATATTCAGACTGAAAGACTAACACTTATCGTCAACTAATCATCTTATTTTTACTTAACTgccttttaatttcattataatatgtatttttgtcttaataatATATGAATCATTAAGCCATGAATTATCTTCAACTCAAAATAAGATACAACCAATATGAAAATTGTGTCTTTATAATGCACAATTTATAAAGACACAATGACATGTAACCCATTTATctcaacatttaaattaattcattagTGTTAATCATAATAACTAAAGAGTGTTTCGTTAAGCATTTGcttcatcaaaaaaaaatacagactgTGGATATGACTCcctttaatttagttttcagttattattattattattattattattattattattattattattattattattattattattattattattattattattattgagtgGTATAGCGCCATTTGAGAGTCTGTGCAAACCAAGTCCACACGGCGCGCCACCTTCCTTCCCGGCTTACAAATGATGCGCACCCCGCATCATTTGTAAGGGGAAAGGGGAAACATGGCAGTTCCCTTGCGCCGTTTACACCACGTTTCGCTTCAAGCTTCTAACGGGCTGAAGTTAGCCCACGACCTTGTGTCAAAAtacaagtttaatttgtttgccACCAGACTGACTGACAGGTCAAGGCAGGTGGCTTTCCGGAAGGGAACGTCCGTCTTCGTTGTGAATGAGGGACACCTTCAGGGCAGTGTGGGTTTGAATGAATGGCCGCAGGACGGTGGAAACGGTGAACACTCCGATCATCTTCCCCGAGTCCACTCGGAGAAACACAAGCTGAGTAACCCGTCGTATCTTTACGATGTTCACACCCACCATCCGGTGGACTCTGTCAGTAACGTGTGTTTCGAGGTGGAAGATGTGGAAAGGTCGTTCAAGGTGCTCCGCCAACTGGGCTGCAACTTCCTTGTGCCTCCCACGACAGTCGAGGACGAGAATGGTCTCGTCACCTACTCTGTGGTTAAATCGGTTGTGGGAAATGTGTGCCACACGTTGATTGACACGACAAAATACAGAGGGACCTTTTTGCCTGGGTTTACTATCACTGAAAAGGACCCGAGCTTGCAAAAGGAGGACTTGTCTTGTCCAGTTACCCATTTTGATCACATAACTTATGCCTGTCCCAGAAAGTCATCCCACCAGGTCATGGGGTGGTATGGGAAGCTTTTTGGCTTTCAGAGATTTTTCATTGATGGGTAAGTAAAGGCAAAAATAACGTATGGCAGAGTGTAGTTATGCACAATCAAGCCACActgtttaatcaaaaatgtcATTCCTCAGTCAAATTTTGTTCTTCGGatggaaatgtaatttttgtttgGAACACTCAGAATGACAACTGTATTCAAGTATATTACATTAAATTACTTCCAATTCACTTGCTGTAGCGTATGCTGtttattaatgttaatgttaacGGCAGCCATGTTGTTAAATAATGCCATTTTGTTGGTTTAAGTTGCACTTAGAGCTCACTATTAACCTGTAACTTGGTTCATGCTCAGCTACGTTGGGATTTTAACATTGGACAAGTTTTGACatttcaaattcttcaaagattAGATTGCTCCTTCTCCagccccaaaaataaaaaattaaaaaattgaagGTAAAGGCTCCATCTTacgccctgcgacagactggcgacctgtcctgggtgtaccccgcctctcacccgaaaCATTCGCTGGAGATGGGCACAAACACCCCTCATGACCCCACTAGGGagaagggtgtacagaaaatggatggatcgATGGATGGCTCCATCTTACACAAATAGagatggtttgaaaaaaaatcccttctcTCTGAAGCTATTGTCTACATGCTAATTATagttgtttcttctttttaaaaaaaaaaaatatatttgtctcTTTATTTGTAATGAACACTGTTGATTTGAGCGTTGAATAAGGCCAAAGTTGTAATGAATCCTTTAGTGCCACTTACTGGTGAGAGACGGTTATTACTCAACAGTAATATCCATCGTATATGTTGgtattgaaaacagaaaaaaaagagaaaaaaagtatcTTCTTTTTAGCGACCAATGTTGACATTTAATACTCAAACTAGACAactttttgcagatttgtgtAATTAAAgtctccaaaaacaacaacaaaaaacttcctTCTTATCTGCAAAATCATAATTTCCTAGAGCTACATGACCTTgctatgtgtttttaaaaaaaatctaaaaccacAACCACAAAAAATGAATCCCTCATGGAAAAAGCACCACaggtatttttaaatgaatggtTATTAGAACAAGCATTACGAAGTAATTTATCCCAAGGTGAACAacccttttctgttttttgtagcAATGAAGATATAGATGAAGGTTTCGTGGTGAACCAGGAAGGCGTCGGACTTCGACTCACTGCCATGCAGTACTGGAAGTGCAGCAAAGCGGGCATCGCTCTTCCCTTCCCTGACAAAAAAGAACCCGACTGCAAGTTTGTCATCGCAGAATCACTTCCTCATGAAGGTACAACAACCCGGCTGACCTTTCAGATTATTCTACAGTTCATCGTCGTCACAGCTTCTGAGTGCATCACTACTCATATATTAGGCCGCAACCAGGTGGACACCTTCTTGGAGCAGCACAGAGGGGCAGGCGTCCAGCACGTCGCACTCTACACCAAAAACATTGTCTCTACCGCGCATGCAATGGCTGAAGCTGGAGTCCAGTTTTTCTCCCCTCCTCCTGCATACTACACAGAGGTTTGCACACGCCTTATTGCAATAAGAGAGAAGGAAGTTCAGAAGGTCAGTTTTATTCaatgctgtcttttttttttcttcaaaagaaaataaaatcagagttGGTTTCACTCCTTTTTTTAGCCTCTCTATGCAGATTTCCTGACACAGCTCAGCTCATAATCAGTCTCTTCAAGGCCACCACACCGCCCAGGACGGCCAGGACAGAGCCGCTCTTTGTTCATGAAAACAAcacagacagagacacagaTATGCAGAGTCTGGTTTGCATGTCATGTGTTCATTTGagtattttgctttaaaaatagaaactcCTAATGAGTTTATTTGACAGTATGATACATTTCAAGCACTTGTCTCCATTAATtctgatgattatggcttacaatGATCCACAAAAGGCCACTGCtacaaaagcaaaagaataaCTGCAGACTGAAGAATGATTGTGAAGCAAAACATATTCAGATGATTGTTGGAGGAATGCACTGTGCtttattacatgtttttacatttttaatattgggGATGccttatttgattttattttttaaattttcaaatacatttagaaTTTTCTTACCCGAATACCCACCTATTGTTATTATTAAGGACTTTCTGTCAGAGGAGATCTTGCAGATgagtaaatgaaataataaaatattgtttttaaatagctAATGTACTCAATGACGGTATACAGttatggttaaataaaaaaaagactctttCCTGAAAACTAAGTagtaaatttagaaaatatccTAATAAgtcaaagcaaataaataattttttcatacaatgagaatatttaatttttaaataaaacctggaaatttAGGgagaagcaacaacaaaaagtgaGTTCAaatagacaagaaaaaaaaagttggaattGGAATATTATTAAGATAACAATATGGTTTACAATTCATTTCACTCTACATGTTTTTAACCATCGTCAGGAGAACCACACCGCTCTCTGTGAGCATTTCGATCTTTGTCCCTAATACCTAGATTGACTGTGGGCAACAGGCGCATTGAAAATCCATCCAACTGATTTGCAAACCAGTGATTCTTACACGTGACGTGTGCTCCGGCAGGTCGGAAAACAGCAGGAAATAGAGGAGGCGGGACTCGATCCCCAGAGGCTTTCGGAGCACGGCATTCTTCTGGATACGGACCTGCAGCAGGTTCCATCGTCACAGACAGGATGCAGCGAAAGCAGAAGGTGGGACACAACCAAGAATAAACTACTGGTTTATTCTCATACAACCAGTTGTGATAAAGAGTGAAAACCTTTACCAGGTCATCAgcaactgttttattttggtattgaCACTAAACTGTTCAATAAGAATATGAAGTAAGACTTTTATCCTGAACTTTAAATGATGTCATTTTAACTGTATGTATATAGAAAGTCAGTTTGAGTGCATATTAGTAGCAAAAGTCATATTAAAGGTGGTTCATAATGTGTATTAACCTTTCGGTTATGCTTTCAGATATCTACTCCAGGTGTTTTCAAAGCCCCTCTTCGCTGAGGATACCTTCTTCCTGGAGCTGATTGAGCGCAGAGGGGCGACGGGTTTTGGCGAAGGGAACATCCGGGCCCTGTGGAGGTCCGTGCAGGCGTACATGGAGAACGAGAGGAGGGATTCTCAGGGAGAGACTGTGCAGTCTGCTCACTAATGACcgctctgtgttttttttttaaacgtaaCTTATTGCATGCGTGTTTTATACATAATGTTATAATACTTAAACTGGAGGTTATATGCAAAGGAGctaaaagaaatgtatgaaataaTCATAAAGCTGCTCTTTTCATGTTGTGTCGGTTGCTGTCCTTGAACATGAATGTAATACTTGAAGGGGTGTTCTCTGTTTATCAAAGCAAGCCAAATGAACTGAAAGCAGCTGTACCTCAATAAATCGATTTTCCACCGACTGAGAAGACGAAGCTCTGCAAACTGAAAAGTTCCAGAAACCTGCAGTTTGTTTTAGATGGTATCACACATGAGGCTTCCTCTAATTACATCTCAAAACACTTCCTTTGTGCATCGCTTTGCAAATCTATTCAgtcatttgcatttttcacattttgttttacatctgcaaagttcaaatgattttattggGGTTTAACATGACTGATCAAAACAATGTATTGCACAATTGTAAATTTGTTGGAATTTGATAAGtagtttgcaaaatgttttacaaataaaaatttaaataaggtatgacatgtatttttatttagctacCGCCTGCCcatctaaaaaatgttaattattcacacattaatttaattacatttaagaGGCGGCACACACTCTTGGTGTTGATTTGCCACCATGGATGTTTCCGGATCCTTCACGAACCGTCACTGGGCAAACAGCTGCCCCTCTTCCAGACACAGGAGCTTTATTAAATCATGATTTGCCAGCGACTTGGGTTTGGATCCTCTGAGAGGGAAACCTTGAAACCCACTGAGATGAGTCTGTTCACTTAAATTTGGCTATAAACATAATGGGTGAGGATTAGTGGGAAGAATAAAAGGCAATGAAACCTAGATGGGAACTCTATGAAAGCCATATGGTTCTTTTTATGTCCCGACTATAGTTACAGGACCCCGCTGGGTAAAAGAAATTTCAACAACCTATTAAAAGACAGTTCTTAAAGTTGTGCACTTCTAAATTTTGACAAATGgtgtcagtgtttttcttttaatcaagcTGGTTGTTTTCGCAAAACAGATTCTCAgacagtttgcatgtttttgtgtgaaggTGGGATGACACACACTTTGGATATGAATagtaactcttttttttttaatcagctgaGAAACTAATTGCCACATATTTAGAAAGTTATATGGTTTTACTGGATTGATTTGACACTTTGCATGAATGCCAACCTCTACTTGTAATAAAATGGGAATTGTTAGCCACAGAGGGGATTAACTGTTCATTAAAGTTGAGAAGCGATTGCTCCTGTAACAGGAGTTCTTCAGCCATCTGTCCCTGGCCAGTGTGAGCCGCAGATGGCACCCAGCATTATGCAGGGAGCTCTCTGGaagattgctttattttatttttattgttttttactcGGAACTAACAGTAAAACCatgaaaagtaagaaaaatcaaacaataaaaaattattgcaattagTCACAATATCCATTTTTTATAATACGTTTTGATCACTTTTTGATTCTTTTCTTGTAACATGTTTGGTagacactgccccctatggttTTCACAGCAACAACACACCCAGCCTACTCCTAATTTCTTGTAGTCAGCaagtacaaataaacataaattgatcgaataaacattatttaatcaTCTGCTTTTTATCTATGATGTTTAAGTAATCAATATATATTCATGTGATAAATTAGATGTAATTAAACATACATAGTTTAGGTAAATAgacaaatgatcaaaacaacCCACACAccccaccccccacacacattaTTCATTAGTTTTACACATCACAGTCAGTGGATAAGAATAACTATCAGTTAAAATACTTTGTAGGTAACCAATCAAGTCAGGGTCTACCTGATGAGccatatttatagttttaaataattcatgatgtaataattcataaaagtTTTACCAATTATAGAAAAGGTTATGTATTAATTCATATGTTTAATTCAAGGTTTATTTAACTACATGATTATGTATTTAAGAAATTAAAgtcatttatgaaaaatgtgaaacctcttttctttcatgtatttctttacattttatgacttttgtcCCCAATACTGCTCTGTATGTGATCACTAAAGAAGTGCACTCTTCCAACAACTTAATTCTATGCTGGTATCCGATATTGTGTAGGAGGCAAATCCGGGGTCACCCAAAAAgcaggcaaaaataaaagcagacagTCTAAAACCGAGCAGGACAGTCTGGAGAAGATTAGAAGAACACAGCAGATGTTACTCCTTGATTAACAATAGTGCCTGCCACCCTTATGAGGCCCAGTTAGGCGAATTCATTATGCCCcctttggaaatgttttcaacttactgtaaaaaaaaacaactatttttgtGCATATAACAGTAGGCGAAGGTTTATGGCGAAGGTGGTGAAGGTTTACTTAAGTATTCATAACAATAAACCACAATATCTTATGGCTCAAAATTGTCAGATacttgttattattattcttccattGCAATGGTATTCAAATATCCAGAACCTTTAGacataaatgtcacattacaaccacaaacctcattGGATTTTAACAAGGTtctgtgatagaccaacatgaAGTAGTGCGTGTtctgaagtgaaagaaaaacaatatttttcctgCACTACACAAATGTAGTTTTCATGGAAGAGCAGCAAGTAAAAATCAACTGttgaaagaacattttaagGTTTTCTGCACACCGTAAAGAGGACACACTAAATATGAGGAAGAAGGTGTTCTAGTCTAAAGAAAGCCAAACTGAACTATCTGGTTTACAGTAACAATGCAAACTTTGGCATAAAACTAACACTGGAAACACCATCCCCACAGCATCGTACTGTCACCTCTTTTTTGACACTGCAGATTTATTTCTTCAACAGGGACTGCATTGGTGTGAAGGTATTTTTACCCATTTAAAGTGTGAAAATGGGTGGGCCATTGACTAGTCTTATCatgattaaaaattatttaatagcCTTTCAAcacagtttgtgatttgtgaaaatGCAATATGAAAAAAAGGATTGAATTTCCTTAAAGATGAATTGACCCTGTTAATCAATCAAAGCTACTTATTATAGATATGTTCACTTCTTATTACTTATCCATCCTACATTTGGACTGAGAAGAATGATCAGGATCTCTGAAAGAGACGGACATCCCACTATTATTTTGCCTGACTCAGAAGTTGTGGTTACTTTTCATTACTTCAAGGGGGTTAGACAACTGTCTGAAAGGATGGAGGGGTGTTTCTCTCAACAAAAGTCAattcaaagtaaatgttttccaTTCGTGTTCCTCAAACTTCAGttcagaaaatataacaaattgaacttttgaaaataatacagACACTGACCGTTAAGTGTGAGATTTAAAggtgtttttaatcaaatgtaaGCCTCATCCCCCCCCTCCCCCTGTATGAGTGGTATCGTCCACGCAAGTCGTCACAAGCTCATTAGCGTGTAGTTCTGTGGGACAGTAGAGTAGTGGGGCAGTGTTGTAGTTAGTAGAGAGCAGCTGAAGTGAGCTGTTCCCTTCGCTTCCTaccttgttgttgtttctattttttgcgAAAAGGAAACTCGCCATGGCTGACAGCAACTAAACAGCTGCTCTGAATTGTTGGGAATCCGAGGAATTCATCACAGTGATGCTTGTGAGTTGGGGATTTTGTTCAAATGTTAGCAACATTGCTCAGAAAACTTACTGTAACATCTATAGCTACACTACAAACAATGTTATAATTCGTTTTGAAGCTATGTTACTCCTAAATTATGAGAATTGCCATTATTATTGCTAGTGGTAGCGTCTTCGGGGGAGTCTGAATAGTttctgttagcttagctaaagTTTTCCTCATGAGAACTGCCATAGCTGTGtccctttgttttgtctgttttagcACTCACAATTTCCTCTTTTaacaattgtttttataaatgaagTCAGCTCCTCTTTTACTATACTGTATCTGTATAAGACCTAAACAGTGAGAAATATGTTGGAGAAACTTCtcaaaagtgttttaaaataataaccatGCACATGATTAGTTAATAAACCTTAATGAGAGGTGTTAATTAAGTTTATTGCATCAGATGCTGATTATGAAGGACACAATCATTTTAGTATGGTTTCCTCCTTTGTAAGACATTCAAACCAagctgtttggttgtttttttttaatgagtttttattGCAGCTGAATACTTACTGACACCACCTTATTTTATGGCTGTACTATTTGTCCTTTGACTTTTGGTTTCAGACTGTGGCACTGCAGCGGAATGTGGTTGTCTTATCATTTTGAAAGCCGGCTTGCTCCTCAGAAATGAAGTCAGGGTTGGCTGACACACATCCTACAGATTCAGCAGTTTACCATCCCGGcaccataaacaaaaacagagaaacgtGAACACTGAAGTGTCCTACATGGCCGCAGTTGTGACTGTTAAGTCTTTGCAATCAAATTAAGTGTTTCACTGTTGaagaatttcacattttctgcatgTAAACATGCCCTTGTACGTTACAGTTACAAGGGCTTGGCTGATTTTGTCAAGTTCAAAATCATATTCTTGCTGTGGTTTAGTTCAGTTCCTCTGCCAAACCCATTTCCCTTTCATTAGAAATGGGGTTTTAATAGAGTGTACCAGTCACTTGTGGACTGGCTCAGTTTTTTGGGCATTTTTTCTTGTGACAAGAGCCATCCAGCTGGAAGGTTAGCTGCAGGTTTGTGTGAAAAACTGTTGAACGTTTTAACTTGTACCCATAAGAGGGTTGCCAATCATCAAGACTCGCAGATGATTTACCTTTCATTTTTAGGTACCACTGGAAATACTTAGTCATAatcttaaaacatattttaattcacttttaacAACATTTAGACATGGTATTTGTTATCAAGCTAGATCAGGCCACAGATTCTTTAACAGATATTAGTTTTGAAGCCAGATTTGAAGATTATTCCCATCTaagatgaaataattttttttaagttcttagtttttatttatctattataaataaaatgaccattTGAGCTTGAAACACATCAGTGTCGAACACCAATCAAAGCCTATACCCAGCCCATTTGTCGGCGCATCTGTAATTTCAGCTCCTTTTAATGAGATGCCCCAAAGTTTGCTGAAGTCGCCAGAATTCCCGTCATGGATCATGGCGTAATGTAGAGCTGCTCCcaccccacctgttgctgcatgTCCGCTGGTCAACTAGCTCAAAAGTAGACTCCTAAACTAAACGACACTATGAGTGGGGCTGACTTCTGGCTGGTTATGCTAGCAGGTACCCTGATTAATTAAGCAGATAATATCTGGTTGCTTAACCCCCCAGGGAGTAGGAGCACCACAACTATGTCAAGATTAAAAGGATGATATTCTGCACATATACTacattaagtaattatttatcCCCAAGTCtattaatcaaaattatattAACAAATATATGACGTAGAGAACATGATTATAGATGTAATAAGCCTATCAGCCTATTGATTAACCATTCCTGCCAATTCCTATTTTGTACCATTAGCTGTTGTGTCCCCTTATCCACTGTGTAATTAAGAGACTTTGTTAGATTTAGCATTCAAGCGGACAACTTTCTTCTCCAACTTGGACAAGTTTGTCCAAAGCCTCGATTACCGAGCTCAACAAAGCTCTTGTTCTGGACAAATGTATACAGTGCAAGCGATTATGTATGAGATAATTAAGCGACGAGCCAGCTTTAAGAACCTGGGCCTCCCTGGCTGCCATGCGTAGCCATGCTGAGCTTTTGTATTTATGGTAAGTGGGCAGCTGCATGCCTGTGAGACCTTGGCTGTACCCCAGGGCCTCGACTGAGCCCGATAGCTGCCATTGAAGCCTCCCGGCCATGCTCATTTCTGACTATTCACtcacagctttaaaaaatgtggaGCAAGCCTCCTGTATGACTTGGTTTAATTTCTGTGAACGTGTTGGGCAGCTGTGTGCTTGCCAGCACCCTACAATGTGTTTCATAAAGTTCCTTTCATTCAGTCAGCCTCGACAGTACTAAGTACCACCTGCTGCTCACTGGGAGCTAAATAATGACCCCAACAAAGGAAGTTTCAGGTTTCAAAAACCTGGAGTTTTCTCTGTGATGTGcaatctgctgctgcagtgtaaaaaaaaaaaaaaaaaaaaaaaaaaagcagaaatagatGGCTagatttcaaatttatttcatatcagaGTTTCAGTTTCTACACAGATACACAAatatgacacttttttttcttctgttaattACTTGCAGTTAATGAAAACGCCCAGTTCAGTTTCTGAGACAATtacaatattacaaaaacatcaaaataaaggtttttagattctttttgttttgacctACATAACCATGGAGAAAAATTGCTGACATGGcagttgtccagcagacagtcaGAGACAATCCACAAGTAGGGTAATCCCAAAAAGGTAATTGCTGTACAAGTCGGCTATTCAGAGTGCCATATCCTAACATAATAATGGAAAAttatgtggaagaaaaaaatatggcaCAAAAAGTTGAATAGAATCCAACTTGCTTTGACATCCAATGAACCAAAAGATTTGCATAGAAATGTGGGCCTACTGGAAGGTACGTACAATACAGAACGTTCATTCAACACGTGGCTTATTTTGTATGTATGACTGCATCAGTGTGACATGACATTTAGAATTGCTGGTAAAACCCACATTGTTTTAATAGCTTCTGTTGGTAGTCTGTCAAACTGGTAATTTCACAGTTCTAGGGCACAAGCAAGAGGTCAAGTCTCTCCAAATTACCACTCAGTGTGTGGCAACTTCACACTCAATATCAGGCACCTTAAATG
It includes:
- the hpdl gene encoding 4-hydroxyphenylpyruvate dioxygenase-like protein isoform X2, which encodes MAVPLRRLHHVSLQASNGLKLAHDLVSKYKFNLFATRLTDRSRQVAFRKGTSVFVVNEGHLQGSVGLNEWPQDGGNGEHSDHLPRVHSEKHKLSNPSYLYDVHTHHPVDSVSNVCFEVEDVERSFKVLRQLGCNFLVPPTTVEDENGLVTYSVVKSVVGNVCHTLIDTTKYRGTFLPGFTITEKDPSLQKEDLSCPVTHFDHITYACPRKSSHQVMGWYGKLFGFQRFFIDGNEDIDEGFVVNQEGVGLRLTAMQYWKCSKAGIALPFPDKKEPDCKFVIAESLPHEGRNQVDTFLEQHRGAGVQHVALYTKNIVSTAHAMAEAGVQFFSPPPAYYTEVCTRLIAIREKEVQKPLYADFLTQLSS
- the hpdl gene encoding 4-hydroxyphenylpyruvate dioxygenase-like protein isoform X1 gives rise to the protein MAVPLRRLHHVSLQASNGLKLAHDLVSKYKFNLFATRLTDRSRQVAFRKGTSVFVVNEGHLQGSVGLNEWPQDGGNGEHSDHLPRVHSEKHKLSNPSYLYDVHTHHPVDSVSNVCFEVEDVERSFKVLRQLGCNFLVPPTTVEDENGLVTYSVVKSVVGNVCHTLIDTTKYRGTFLPGFTITEKDPSLQKEDLSCPVTHFDHITYACPRKSSHQVMGWYGKLFGFQRFFIDGNEDIDEGFVVNQEGVGLRLTAMQYWKCSKAGIALPFPDKKEPDCKFVIAESLPHEGRNQVDTFLEQHRGAGVQHVALYTKNIVSTAHAMAEAGVQFFSPPPAYYTEVGKQQEIEEAGLDPQRLSEHGILLDTDLQQVPSSQTGCSESRRYLLQVFSKPLFAEDTFFLELIERRGATGFGEGNIRALWRSVQAYMENERRDSQGETVQSAH